The Urbifossiella limnaea genome has a window encoding:
- a CDS encoding class I SAM-dependent methyltransferase, translated as MTTTYDAARAEAFAGKMVGHLNGAAVALMTSLGHRTGLFDALRDQPPLTSPQLAAAAGLSERYVREWLGAMTVGGVVEHDPAVNTFTLPAEHAAVLARGASPTNLAASMQWVGVLGAAEDEVAAAFRHGRGVPYSAYRRFHEVMAEESDQTTVAALEEHIVPLVPGLAARLRAGIDVLDVGCGVGRALARLAELFPASRFVGYDASVEAVEAARQNAWQRELRNVRYEARDAATMCDRAAFNLITAFDAIHDQADPAAVLRNVAAALRPGGVFLMQDIRACIHVGGNHDLPLGPFVYTVSCMHCMSVSLAGGGAGLGAAWGKELALEMLAAAGFGDVRVEQLPHDVMNLYYVAAPG; from the coding sequence ATGACGACGACGTACGACGCCGCCCGCGCGGAAGCGTTCGCGGGCAAGATGGTCGGCCACCTGAATGGCGCCGCGGTCGCGCTCATGACCTCGCTCGGCCACCGCACCGGGCTGTTCGACGCACTGCGAGACCAACCGCCCCTTACCAGCCCGCAACTCGCCGCGGCCGCGGGCCTCAGCGAGCGCTACGTCCGCGAGTGGCTCGGGGCCATGACTGTCGGCGGAGTCGTCGAGCACGACCCGGCGGTGAACACGTTCACCCTCCCGGCCGAGCACGCGGCGGTGCTGGCCCGCGGCGCAAGCCCGACGAACCTGGCCGCGTCGATGCAGTGGGTCGGCGTGCTCGGCGCCGCCGAGGACGAGGTCGCGGCCGCGTTCCGCCACGGCCGCGGGGTGCCGTACTCTGCGTACCGTCGGTTCCACGAGGTGATGGCCGAGGAGAGCGACCAGACCACGGTGGCGGCGCTGGAGGAGCACATCGTGCCGCTCGTGCCCGGCCTCGCCGCCCGCCTCCGCGCCGGGATCGACGTGCTCGACGTGGGGTGCGGCGTCGGCCGCGCCCTGGCCCGGCTCGCCGAACTGTTCCCGGCCAGCCGGTTCGTCGGGTACGACGCCTCGGTGGAAGCGGTGGAGGCGGCCCGCCAGAATGCCTGGCAACGGGAACTGCGGAACGTTCGGTACGAGGCCCGCGACGCGGCAACGATGTGCGACCGCGCCGCGTTCAATCTGATTACGGCGTTCGACGCGATCCACGACCAGGCGGACCCGGCGGCGGTGCTGCGCAACGTGGCGGCTGCGCTGCGGCCGGGCGGCGTGTTCCTGATGCAGGACATCCGCGCGTGCATCCACGTCGGCGGGAACCACGACCTGCCGCTGGGGCCGTTCGTGTACACGGTGTCGTGCATGCACTGCATGTCGGTGTCGCTGGCGGGCGGCGGCGCGGGCCTGGGCGCGGCGTGGGGGAAGGAACTGGCGCTGGAGATGCTCGCGGCGGCCGGCTTCGGGGACGTGCGCGTCGAGCAACTGCCGCACGACGTGATGAACCTCTACTACGTCGCCGCCCCCGGGTAG
- a CDS encoding TolB family protein, producing MFPTRRLPWLAAALLLAAPAHAAGPGLVFSVRTWDGEYESRDVPGGVEATPTLGSIHAVRADGTGLTRIVAPGPGVDYPLASRNGRWVYYQAGPRGRCQVYRCRWDGSGAASLTPPDALTRQLGDADRFAVKEAFGFALSADDRRLVFTAHDGATGRVVVAGADGGSPAFLAPHLGYTYMAALNPSGDRVVFSGPARGYRLQLAALPAGRPVELTPEHGECFAPQFTPDGKTVVFVRRDGDVYRVGADGTGLKRLTEGNRYVEFRLSAKDRHGSTDGPDVSPDGKRVAFIAQADGVPNVFVADLDGGNRRRLTTRAAPCGRVKWSPDGAAVSFVSFEGKYPQLFVVPAAGGAARQLTRLDGGVNFAHWVPELP from the coding sequence GTGTTCCCCACCCGCCGCCTGCCGTGGCTCGCCGCCGCCCTCCTGCTCGCCGCCCCCGCGCACGCGGCCGGGCCGGGGCTGGTATTCTCCGTCCGCACCTGGGACGGCGAGTACGAGTCCCGCGACGTGCCCGGCGGCGTTGAGGCCACGCCCACGCTCGGCAGCATACACGCCGTTCGCGCCGACGGTACCGGCCTGACGCGCATCGTTGCCCCCGGGCCGGGCGTCGATTACCCGCTCGCCAGCCGCAACGGCCGGTGGGTGTACTACCAGGCCGGGCCGCGCGGCCGGTGCCAGGTGTACCGCTGCCGGTGGGACGGCTCCGGCGCCGCCAGCCTGACCCCGCCCGACGCCCTCACCCGGCAGCTCGGCGACGCCGACCGCTTCGCTGTGAAGGAGGCGTTCGGCTTCGCCTTGTCCGCGGACGACCGGCGGCTCGTGTTCACCGCCCACGACGGCGCTACTGGGCGCGTCGTCGTCGCGGGCGCGGACGGCGGTTCGCCCGCGTTCCTCGCCCCGCACCTCGGCTATACCTACATGGCCGCGCTGAACCCCTCAGGCGACCGCGTCGTCTTCTCCGGCCCGGCCCGCGGCTATCGACTGCAACTCGCGGCGCTCCCCGCCGGCCGGCCGGTCGAACTCACGCCCGAGCACGGCGAGTGCTTTGCCCCACAGTTCACGCCGGACGGCAAAACGGTCGTGTTCGTCCGCCGTGACGGCGACGTGTACCGCGTCGGGGCCGACGGCACGGGGTTGAAGCGGCTGACCGAGGGGAACCGGTACGTCGAGTTTCGCCTGTCGGCGAAGGACCGCCACGGCTCGACCGACGGCCCCGACGTGTCGCCGGACGGCAAGCGCGTCGCGTTCATCGCCCAGGCCGACGGCGTCCCGAACGTGTTCGTCGCGGACCTCGACGGCGGCAACCGCCGGCGGCTGACCACGCGGGCGGCGCCGTGCGGGCGGGTGAAGTGGAGCCCGGACGGGGCGGCGGTTTCGTTCGTGTCGTTCGAGGGGAAGTACCCGCAGTTGTTCGTGGTTCCCGCGGCCGGGGGCGCGGCGCGGCAGCTGACGCGGCTCGACGGCGGAGTGAACTTCGCCCACTGGGTGCCGGAGCTGCCATGA
- a CDS encoding NAD-dependent epimerase/dehydratase family protein, whose amino-acid sequence MRDVVLVTGGAGFVGTWVLRELLARGVSAVALDVAANPDRWRRVLGPRAADVPFVAASLLDHDALRRTCDEHRVTHFVHLAAVLTPACQADPCAGAAVNVLGGVTLFEEARRVNARGLSYASSLAVFGPQPDDPPPFLYGAFKKALEQVAEQYWRHFGVRSLGVRPHVVYGPERDGGLTAGPSLAARAAARGEPFAVGYTGTAGYDYVEDVARAFVRAALETPPGAAVVDLLSEPATTEELLALVRAEVPGAALSAAGPVLPVNRPPHPSPIEAVFADWQATPLAEGVRRTVAFYRARGVGPPD is encoded by the coding sequence ATGCGCGACGTAGTGCTGGTCACCGGCGGGGCCGGGTTCGTCGGCACGTGGGTGCTGCGCGAGTTGCTCGCGCGCGGTGTCAGCGCCGTGGCGCTCGACGTCGCCGCGAACCCCGACCGGTGGCGGCGCGTCCTCGGCCCGCGCGCCGCCGACGTGCCGTTCGTCGCCGCCAGCCTCCTCGACCACGACGCCCTCCGCCGCACCTGCGACGAGCACCGCGTCACGCACTTCGTCCACCTCGCGGCCGTGCTCACGCCGGCGTGCCAGGCCGACCCGTGCGCCGGCGCCGCGGTAAACGTCCTCGGCGGCGTAACGCTGTTCGAGGAGGCGCGGCGGGTGAACGCCCGCGGCCTGTCTTACGCCAGCAGCCTGGCCGTGTTCGGGCCGCAGCCCGACGACCCGCCGCCGTTCTTGTACGGGGCGTTCAAGAAGGCGCTGGAGCAGGTCGCCGAGCAGTACTGGCGGCACTTCGGCGTCCGCTCCCTCGGCGTGAGGCCGCACGTCGTGTACGGCCCGGAGCGCGACGGCGGGCTCACCGCCGGCCCGTCGCTCGCGGCCCGTGCGGCGGCCCGCGGCGAGCCGTTCGCCGTCGGCTACACCGGCACCGCCGGTTACGACTACGTCGAGGACGTGGCCCGCGCGTTCGTCCGCGCCGCACTGGAGACGCCGCCCGGCGCCGCCGTCGTGGACCTGCTGAGTGAGCCGGCCACGACAGAGGAACTGCTCGCCCTCGTCCGTGCGGAGGTGCCCGGGGCCGCGCTGTCCGCCGCGGGGCCGGTGCTGCCGGTGAACCGCCCGCCGCACCCGTCGCCGATCGAGGCTGTGTTCGCCGACTGGCAGGCGACGCCGCTCGCGGAAGGCGTTCGGCGCACGGTCGCGTTTTACCGGGCGCGAGGCGTCGGGCCGCCCGACTGA
- a CDS encoding molybdopterin dinucleotide binding domain-containing protein produces MRFVLTPIRSNKQGVQINVGKDGAAYDAIVNTLTMHPEDMKELGAVAGATVRVRTENGETTFQCKDGNVPRGLLFVPYGPPTCLLMGGDTDGTGMPTSKGWDVDVEVVESGT; encoded by the coding sequence GTGCGGTTCGTCCTGACCCCGATCCGCAGCAACAAGCAGGGCGTGCAGATCAACGTCGGCAAGGACGGGGCCGCCTACGACGCGATCGTGAACACGCTGACGATGCACCCCGAGGACATGAAGGAGCTGGGCGCGGTGGCCGGGGCGACCGTCCGCGTGCGGACCGAGAACGGCGAGACGACGTTCCAGTGCAAGGACGGGAACGTGCCCCGCGGGCTGCTGTTCGTCCCCTACGGCCCGCCGACCTGCCTGCTGATGGGCGGCGACACCGACGGCACCGGCATGCCTACCTCGAAGGGCTGGGACGTGGACGTGGAAGTCGTGGAGTCTGGTACTTGA
- a CDS encoding formylmethanofuran dehydrogenase subunit C, giving the protein MLTLTLREPTVVPLEAECLSPDVLAPLTHAEVRALPVMRGKRQLRLDDVFDVDGVGSDDVELRGDLGRVKWVGRAMTRGRVRILGNAGMHLGAYMTGGSIEVTGNASDWVGGEMAGGTIRVRGNAGGQLGSAYRGSMSGMSGGSIVVDGAAGIELGMRMKRGLIAVRGPVRDFAGLQMKGGTIVLMSGAELRTGAWMQRGTIISLKPLRLLPTFAFACEYRPSFLPLYAKHLAALGVELPADGTYRRFAGDAAVPGKGELLVWHGG; this is encoded by the coding sequence ATGCTCACGCTTACTCTCAGAGAGCCGACGGTGGTGCCGCTGGAGGCCGAGTGCCTCTCGCCGGACGTGCTCGCGCCGCTGACGCACGCCGAAGTCCGGGCGCTGCCGGTGATGCGCGGCAAGCGCCAACTGCGGCTCGACGACGTGTTCGACGTGGACGGCGTCGGCTCGGACGATGTCGAGCTGCGCGGCGACCTCGGCCGCGTGAAGTGGGTCGGCCGCGCGATGACCCGCGGCCGCGTCCGTATTCTCGGCAACGCCGGGATGCACCTCGGTGCCTATATGACCGGCGGCAGCATCGAGGTAACGGGCAACGCCTCCGACTGGGTCGGCGGCGAGATGGCCGGCGGCACCATCCGCGTCCGCGGCAACGCCGGCGGCCAGCTCGGCTCGGCGTACCGCGGCAGCATGTCCGGCATGAGCGGCGGCAGCATCGTCGTCGACGGCGCGGCCGGGATCGAGCTCGGGATGCGGATGAAGCGCGGGCTCATCGCCGTCCGCGGCCCGGTCCGCGACTTCGCCGGCCTTCAGATGAAGGGCGGCACCATCGTGCTGATGAGCGGCGCCGAGCTGCGGACCGGGGCGTGGATGCAGCGCGGCACCATCATCAGCCTGAAGCCGCTGCGGCTGCTGCCGACGTTCGCGTTCGCCTGCGAGTACCGCCCGTCGTTCCTGCCTCTGTACGCGAAGCACCTCGCGGCCCTGGGCGTCGAGCTCCCCGCCGACGGCACCTACCGCCGGTTCGCCGGCGACGCCGCGGTCCCCGGCAAGGGCGAACTCCTCGTGTGGCACGGCGGCTGA
- a CDS encoding cyclase family protein, protein MRRRLPAAAVLLLIAAPAGPSQPPAAADKFLDLSLLVAADHPCTWPTFPPFQLNPHLRIGPRSAYNCDILIMDGNTGTQLDVPTHSVTRPDSGFPNAGKYGAVTTDKVPAWQFGGEACVIDCAELLDSAPAGRSDLITKSHVARWEKEHRPLGSGDVVLFRSGYSDKYYKALPAGRRFGADPVAGKAPGWPGPDPACVEYLASRGVMTLGIDSTSMGPLGDLAEPTHFAGLKHGMIWTESATGLGALPATGAFYCAMGPKHLGDPYSEARAFAVVGPLAGKLIAAARKKNAVDLSVGLADDLPATWPGAGVGDHRQAYQTITFGKNPNTRTPFPMHMLDSHAGTHLVPPAYALPPGPFDPQGYAADVRQWLAEYEKRYGPRGTSDVTAEKVPIGQTCGRARVVDVRPLLGTIPRDRWPASPEVTVAHLQAFEKGNGPFAAGDVVILRSDWSDRFYHPLPKGEACLADPLKGKAEGWPAPGPEAVAYLAAKGVRCVATDAPTLGGVDPKHALWTYWALGSRGMAGVEFLTNLGALPAGSYFLFAAGKIRGCHGGPGRAIALHD, encoded by the coding sequence ATGCGTCGCCGACTCCCCGCGGCCGCCGTCCTCCTCCTGATCGCCGCCCCTGCCGGACCGTCACAACCACCTGCGGCCGCCGACAAGTTCCTGGACCTGTCGCTGCTCGTCGCCGCCGACCACCCCTGCACGTGGCCGACGTTCCCGCCGTTCCAGCTGAACCCGCACCTCCGAATCGGCCCGCGCAGCGCCTACAACTGCGACATCCTCATCATGGACGGCAACACCGGCACGCAGCTCGACGTGCCGACGCACTCCGTCACCCGGCCGGATTCGGGCTTCCCGAATGCCGGCAAGTACGGCGCCGTCACCACCGACAAGGTGCCGGCCTGGCAGTTCGGCGGCGAGGCGTGCGTGATCGACTGCGCCGAGCTGCTCGACAGCGCCCCCGCCGGCCGCAGCGACCTCATCACCAAGTCGCACGTCGCCCGGTGGGAGAAGGAGCACCGGCCGCTCGGCTCCGGCGACGTGGTGCTGTTCCGCAGCGGGTACAGCGACAAGTACTACAAGGCACTGCCGGCGGGGCGGCGGTTCGGCGCCGACCCCGTGGCCGGCAAGGCGCCGGGGTGGCCGGGGCCAGACCCGGCCTGCGTCGAGTACCTGGCGAGCCGCGGCGTGATGACCCTCGGCATCGACAGCACCAGCATGGGGCCGCTCGGCGACCTCGCCGAGCCGACGCACTTCGCCGGCCTGAAGCACGGCATGATCTGGACCGAGAGCGCGACCGGCCTCGGGGCGTTGCCGGCGACCGGCGCGTTCTACTGCGCGATGGGGCCGAAGCACCTCGGCGACCCGTACTCGGAGGCGCGGGCGTTCGCCGTCGTCGGCCCGCTCGCGGGCAAGTTGATCGCGGCGGCGCGGAAGAAGAACGCGGTCGATCTGTCGGTGGGGTTGGCCGACGACCTGCCGGCGACGTGGCCGGGGGCCGGCGTCGGCGACCACCGGCAGGCGTACCAGACGATCACGTTCGGGAAGAACCCGAACACTCGGACGCCGTTCCCGATGCACATGCTCGACAGCCACGCCGGCACGCACCTGGTGCCGCCGGCCTACGCCCTGCCGCCCGGCCCGTTCGACCCCCAGGGGTACGCCGCGGACGTGCGGCAGTGGCTCGCCGAGTACGAGAAGCGGTACGGCCCGCGCGGCACCAGCGACGTGACGGCCGAAAAGGTGCCGATCGGTCAGACGTGTGGCCGCGCCCGGGTCGTGGACGTGCGGCCGCTGCTGGGGACGATTCCGCGCGACCGCTGGCCGGCGTCGCCGGAGGTGACGGTGGCGCACCTCCAGGCGTTCGAGAAGGGCAACGGCCCGTTCGCGGCCGGCGACGTGGTGATCCTGAGGTCGGACTGGTCGGACCGGTTCTACCACCCGCTGCCGAAGGGCGAGGCGTGCCTGGCCGACCCGCTGAAGGGGAAGGCCGAGGGGTGGCCGGCGCCGGGGCCGGAGGCGGTGGCGTACCTGGCGGCGAAGGGCGTGCGCTGCGTGGCGACGGACGCCCCCACGCTCGGCGGCGTGGACCCGAAGCACGCCCTGTGGACGTACTGGGCGCTGGGCAGCCGCGGGATGGCGGGCGTGGAGTTCCTGACGAACTTGGGGGCGCTGCCGGCGGGGTCGTACTTCCTGTTCGCGGCGGGGAAGATTCGCGGCTGCCACGGCGGGCCGGGCCGCGCGATCGCGCTCCACGACTGA
- a CDS encoding formylmethanofuran dehydrogenase subunit A, which produces MLRIRGGTVYDPANGVNGELRDVCIAGGKVVADDSAQTGRTIDATGMIVFPGGVDVHTHIGGAALNFARGLIPEQHRKATPIFHSPHTRGGIIGTTPTTFATGYVYAGMGWTTANEAAVPILSAKHTHEELRDTPIIDKTCCVLMANNEIILDLLENDEFERAKQVAAWQVWAAKAYGIKAVNPGGVAGWKWGKDCKGLSDVVPGYKKVTPAKIVAALARIADELNLPHPVHLHCNNLGAPGNASTTVETMKVLEGRRTHLAHLQYHAYGGDDWHSMRSAAAEVAEHFNANKNLTTDAGAVLFGTTVTVTADGPWQHLLYQLTGRKWANLDVENETGCGVVPYVYKEKNLVNAIQWAVGLELLLLIDDPWRIALTTDHPNGATFWRYPEIVQLLMNADFRKEQLAKFPEVARSRMVLPDLTREYTLNEIAIITSAGPARTLGLPQKGHLGVGADADVAIYNHNTDVAAMFAHPRYVIKGGILVVEEGELRASPEGRQFAVKPQYDEAVEDYLRPLFQQHYTMSFENYPVAAGRVHGLEVVEPTSSS; this is translated from the coding sequence ATGCTTCGGATTCGCGGCGGCACGGTGTACGACCCCGCCAACGGCGTCAACGGCGAGCTGCGCGACGTCTGCATTGCGGGCGGCAAGGTCGTCGCCGACGACTCCGCGCAGACCGGGCGCACCATCGACGCCACCGGCATGATCGTCTTCCCCGGCGGGGTGGACGTCCACACCCACATCGGCGGGGCGGCGCTCAACTTCGCCCGCGGGCTCATCCCCGAGCAGCACCGCAAGGCCACGCCGATCTTCCACAGCCCGCACACCCGCGGCGGCATCATCGGCACCACGCCCACCACCTTCGCCACCGGCTACGTCTACGCCGGCATGGGCTGGACCACCGCCAACGAGGCCGCGGTTCCGATCCTCTCGGCCAAGCACACCCACGAGGAACTCCGCGACACGCCCATCATCGACAAGACCTGCTGCGTGCTGATGGCGAACAACGAGATCATCCTCGACCTGCTGGAGAACGACGAGTTCGAGCGGGCCAAGCAGGTGGCGGCGTGGCAAGTCTGGGCGGCGAAGGCCTACGGCATCAAGGCCGTGAACCCCGGTGGCGTCGCCGGCTGGAAGTGGGGCAAAGACTGCAAGGGCCTGTCGGACGTGGTCCCCGGCTACAAGAAAGTGACGCCGGCGAAGATCGTCGCAGCCCTCGCCCGCATCGCCGACGAGCTGAACCTGCCGCACCCGGTCCACCTCCACTGCAACAACCTCGGCGCCCCCGGCAACGCCAGCACCACCGTCGAGACGATGAAGGTGCTGGAGGGCCGCCGGACGCACCTGGCGCACCTCCAGTACCACGCCTACGGCGGCGACGACTGGCACTCCATGCGCTCCGCCGCGGCCGAGGTTGCCGAGCACTTCAACGCGAACAAGAACCTCACCACCGACGCCGGGGCGGTCCTGTTCGGCACCACCGTCACCGTCACCGCCGACGGCCCGTGGCAGCACCTGCTCTACCAGCTCACCGGCCGCAAGTGGGCGAACCTGGACGTCGAGAACGAGACCGGCTGCGGCGTCGTGCCGTACGTCTACAAGGAGAAGAACCTCGTCAACGCGATCCAGTGGGCCGTGGGGCTGGAACTCCTGCTGCTCATCGACGACCCGTGGCGCATCGCCCTGACCACCGACCACCCCAACGGCGCGACGTTCTGGCGCTACCCCGAGATCGTGCAACTCCTGATGAACGCCGACTTCCGCAAGGAGCAGTTGGCGAAGTTCCCCGAGGTGGCCCGCAGCCGGATGGTGCTGCCGGACCTGACGCGTGAGTACACGCTGAACGAGATCGCCATCATCACGTCGGCCGGTCCCGCGCGCACTCTGGGGCTACCGCAGAAGGGTCACCTCGGCGTCGGGGCGGACGCCGACGTGGCGATCTACAACCACAACACGGACGTGGCGGCGATGTTCGCCCACCCGCGCTACGTCATCAAGGGCGGCATCCTGGTCGTCGAGGAAGGCGAACTGCGGGCGTCGCCGGAGGGCCGGCAGTTCGCGGTGAAGCCGCAGTACGATGAGGCGGTCGAGGACTACCTCCGCCCGCTGTTCCAGCAGCACTACACGATGTCGTTCGAGAACTACCCGGTGGCCGCGGGGCGCGTCCACGGGCTCGAAGTCGTTGAGCCCACATCCTCGTCGTAG
- the mddA gene encoding methanethiol S-methyltransferase: MLLRVLVLAYGVAGYALFLATFVYAIGFVGGFLTPTRLDGPREGSLLAAVAIDVGLLAVFAVQHSGMARPAFKRWLTRYVPEAAERATYCVLSCAALLLMFALWRPLGGVVWDTDGAARVAVYAAFSAGWLIVLWTTFLIDHFDLFGLRQVVLFARGRPYPPARFVTPGPYRWVRHPLYVGWLTVFWAAPTMTAAHLLFAAGTTAYILIALVLEERDLTAAHPEYEAYRARVPMLVPRLRRARPLIETRRTEVTP, translated from the coding sequence ATGCTCCTCCGCGTGCTGGTGCTGGCGTACGGGGTCGCGGGGTACGCCCTGTTCCTGGCCACGTTCGTGTACGCGATCGGGTTCGTCGGCGGGTTCCTCACCCCGACCCGCCTCGACGGCCCGCGCGAGGGCAGCCTCCTCGCCGCGGTCGCGATCGACGTGGGCCTGCTGGCCGTGTTCGCCGTCCAACACAGCGGGATGGCACGGCCCGCGTTCAAGCGTTGGCTGACGAGGTACGTCCCGGAAGCTGCCGAGCGGGCCACCTACTGTGTGCTCTCGTGCGCCGCCCTGCTGCTGATGTTCGCCCTGTGGCGGCCGCTCGGCGGGGTCGTGTGGGATACGGACGGCGCGGCCCGGGTCGCGGTGTACGCGGCGTTCTCAGCCGGGTGGCTGATCGTACTGTGGACGACCTTCCTGATCGACCACTTCGACCTGTTCGGCCTGCGGCAGGTCGTGCTGTTCGCCCGCGGGCGGCCGTACCCGCCGGCCCGGTTCGTGACACCGGGGCCGTACCGGTGGGTCCGTCACCCGCTGTACGTCGGCTGGCTGACCGTCTTCTGGGCCGCCCCGACCATGACCGCAGCCCACCTGTTGTTCGCGGCCGGGACCACGGCTTACATCCTGATCGCCCTCGTGCTCGAGGAGCGCGACCTGACGGCCGCCCACCCGGAGTACGAGGCGTACCGGGCGCGGGTGCCCATGCTCGTTCCTCGCCTCCGCCGGGCGCGGCCGCTGATCGAGACCCGTCGCACCGAGGTGACGCCATGA
- a CDS encoding molybdopterin-binding domain-containing protein: MELTVTKNAVCTFCGCVCDDIELHADAERIVETKRACILGEAWFKNHTAERHYPDALIDGREATVNEAVEAAAEFLHAADMPLVYGLSNVTCETTREAVRLAGLVGAVIDSHTSL, encoded by the coding sequence ATGGAACTGACGGTGACGAAGAACGCGGTCTGCACCTTCTGCGGGTGCGTGTGCGACGACATTGAGCTGCACGCCGACGCCGAGCGGATCGTCGAGACCAAGCGGGCCTGCATCCTCGGCGAGGCGTGGTTCAAGAACCACACCGCCGAGCGCCACTACCCCGACGCCCTCATCGACGGCCGCGAGGCGACCGTGAACGAGGCGGTGGAGGCCGCGGCCGAGTTCCTCCACGCCGCCGACATGCCGCTGGTCTACGGCCTCTCCAACGTCACCTGCGAGACCACCCGCGAGGCGGTCCGGCTCGCCGGGCTCGTCGGCGCGGTCATCGACAGCCACACCTCGCTCTGA